CTCATTCAACTACgatcaaaataatttcaacTACTACCAAAGACAATATCAAAAGGAACAATCAAAGATACAACAATggaaacaacaaagaaaattggaaaacttGGAAAGAGCAAAGAAAGGTGAAAAGGAATTAGATACAGAAGAATGGAAAactattttcaaattgcCAAATGAACCTTCAagatataataatatgttGTACAGTAGTGCTATTGATGTTTTAGCTGATGATATTTTAAAGAAATGTGATGAGGAATTAACAAAGAGTTTTGCTATTGAAAGGAAGTTGACTGCTAGTGAATAGATGAGCATATAGGTAGGTTCATAAATGTATATTAGTGTTTATTTTGGAAAGATATTTGGCTCTACTCCGGAAGAAAGGATTTATCggtatattattatttccaGCTAGTCAGCATCGCAAATTTAATGGGGGAGAGAGTAtatcaccaacaaaaaaagattacCAAACcccgaaaaaaaaaaagagccAGTAGTATCTCAACTTTTTGTAATAAACAGTTATACACCTTTTTCAGAAATCAACCTTAACACTTGAAAGATCATGGGAAAACCAAAAGTATGTCGATATTTTGTGAACtagattgatttttttgtctcCGTTACTAACatgaaaaacaataaagtaTATTCTAATAGTTAGACATGGGGAATCTGAAGGCAACTGTGACAAGTCTGTTAACAGATACACACCCAACCACTTAGTCCAGTTAACTGATAATGGACACTGCCAAGCGTTGCAAGCAGGTCAAGTATTGCTGGAGTTTCTTAACCATGCATCGTTGAATAACGTTAACAATAAGCGCAATCCCAAATCCATGATGTTTATAACATCGCCATATTTGAGAACAAGACAGACCTGcaacaatattattgaGGGCATCAAAAATGTTCCCGGTGTCGAATATAAAGTCAGAGAAGAGCCACGAATGAGAGAACAAgattttggaaattttcaaCCTTCCCTGGATGAGATGGAGTTGATTTGGAAAGAACGTGCCCAGTATGGACATTTTTTCTATCGAATACCACATGGAGAAAGTGCAGCCGATGTTTACGATCGAGTAGCCAGTTTTATGGAGTCGTTATTCCGCCAGTTTAGAAGTGATGATTTCCCCAATATCTTAGTGTTGGTCAGTCATGGAATCTGGTCTCGAGTTTTCATTATGAAGTGGTTCAAGTGGAGTTACGAAGAGTTTGaaagtttaaaaaatgTGCCTCATTGCAAATATTTGGTGATGAAAAAAGACGATGAAACACAAAAATACCATTTGAAAACAAGGTTGTTGACTTGGGACGatgttgaagatgatgatttggatGTCGGGCAATGTCTGTTAGATGATGACGAAGTGTACAAGCTCATTCAAGATCAAAAAGATACTGTCAAttcaacaagaaataaagataaaataattgaagaaatgtACCGAAAAGCACAAGGACCAGAATCAAAATACACCGATTATAAAGAGAAAGTGGTATCAAGATTCAAAGTGGACAATCAGAGTGTTGTTAATAGTACCGAGAGTTTCCATTAGATAGattggtaaaaaaaaaacaatttacGTCAtaatttcctttttttttagttctgtttgttttgtctctctaattattattatgtgGTGGTCAGTTGGTAAGacaattgtttgtttgttcatgtgatcattaataaaatatatgCATAGAGTAGGAATCAGTTGTTGTCCATCTTTCGTGCGAATCTAATCCGGGGCGACAAAGCAAATTCTGATTTTTCACTCATGTTTTGGCCctattaatgaattttgtGTAACTTAACTATGGGTGAGTGTTACCACCActccaatttattttttcctCTTGGCCGGGTATCCTTTGGTTATATAGAAttcatttataaattactaaaatccaaaaaaaatatttcaacctagtttattcttttcttttctccccttctttcttttttttgcttttgcatttcttcaaatatcaattaatacATTTATACAATTTTAGAAACAATGGCTCGTCAATTTTTCGTAGGTGGCAACTTCAAAGCTAACGGTaccaaacaacaaatcacTTCAATCATCGACAACTTGAACAAGGCTGATTTACCAAAGGATGTCGAAGTTGTCATTTGTCCACCAGCCCTTTACCTTGGTTTAGCTGTTGAGcaaaacaaacaaccaACTGTTGCCATTGGTGCTCAAAATGTTTTTGACAAGTCATGTGGTGCTTTCACTGGTGAAACCTGTGCTTCTCAAATCTTGGATGTTGGTGCCAGCTGGACTTTAACTGGTCACAGTGAAAGAAGAACCATTATCAAAGAATCCGATGAATTCATTGCTGAAAAAACCAAGTTTGCCTTGGACACTGGTGTCAAAGTTATTTTATGTATTGGTGAAACCTTAGAGGAAAGAAAAGGTGGTGTCACTTTGGATGTTTGTGCCAGACAATTGGATGCTGTTTCCAAGATTGTTTCTGATTGGTCAaacattgttgttgcttaCGAACCTGTTTGGGCAATTGGTACTGGTTTAGCCGCTACCCCAGAAGATGCTGAAGAAACCCACAAAGGTATTAGAGCTCATTTGGCCAAGAGCATTGGTGCCGAACAAGCTGAAAAAACCAGAATCTTGTATGGTGGTTCAGTCAACGGTAAGAACGCTAAGGATTTCAAAGACAAAGCAAATGTTGATGGTTTCTTAGTCGGTGGTGCTTCATTAAAACcagaatttgttgatatcaTCAAATCTAGATTATAAACAGTATATTAAAAACTATATGCCTATAGAATTTAGCATGTTGTTGTGAATTTGTAATGAATCTATAAAAATGTGCTCATGAATCTTTTTGTAAATGCCATCAAGGTGGTCAAAGTGTTTTGTTTGCCTCTGCTCAATGAAACTTCTGTCAACGTCAATATCTGattcaatcaatatttgCGTTGGTCGAAGTGCCGTTACAAGTGCTTTTAGAGCCTCTATTTTTTCTCCGTTGatccaatttgaaaatgaaaagtaGAGTCTGTTCTGGGGTAACGATTTTATCCACACCTGTGcttgttcaattgatcCGGTATACGAATGAAGGATGACTGTAATATTGGAAAACTTTTTCACTTGATCAAACAATAAGCCATGAGCTTTAACACAATGCAAAGACACTTGTTTCTTTAATTGTTCAGCTAATGTTAGTTGAAATTTAAAAACATCCAATTGATGATTAATATCAACTCTACAAGcagataatttattttctgtCGACAGTgggaaattcaaattaccACAGTAGCCGTTATTAGGAACTCTGAATAGTTTATCCAACCCAATTTCGCCAATTCCATATATTTCAAGGTTATGTTTGTTAATGATCTCTAGAAATCTATCTTTGTGTTTGTGTAGACTAATGGGATCAGGTAATGTAGCCAATAATTCATTGGAAGGTTCTGGTTTCAAAACATTCTTGTAATGTTCCTCCTTGGTGGGGGTACCttcaatataaaacaaatgaGAAAACCAAGGGTGTACACCAAAATATGGAACTAATACTCTTGGATTCTCTAACCTGGTTAGTAATGTATCCATAAATTCAAGATCCAAATGTTGAGTAGTCATTAGATGAAAGTAGTTGTCTGGGATCTGTTTTGATTGCTCGTTGAGTCTTTCTGCAAATTTCTCTGTGTCACTAGCAGTACATTCCGGGTTAAAATGGCAATGGCTATCGCTTAGGTTTAGAAATGTGTCATTCATTATAGTGAATAGTATGGAGGTGGAAAGAGAGAGAAGATAGAgtgttgattttttttgcgtatatttttttcataatgATCAAAGATCAAAGCAAAGCTGGTTGGTTTGTGATAAGAATGCGTTGATACTATGCAACATACAGCCAATGTTGATATGTTGATTCATAACTATACTTCTTGTATCtacttttcaaaaacagTTTTGGTAGAGTATTTATTGAAagcaaaaaagaaaagatttAACTGAATTCGAGTATAACACCTATTTATATAGTGGAACAACTTTAGTATTATTTATGGAACATTGCCGAAACTGAACTTCAGGGAAATGGAAGAGAAAAATTAAGCCAagaagaatgaaaaaagtACAAAAACTGTTTGACTACTTACACCAAGAAGccaggaaaaaaaaaatcagtcccccaaacaaaaaaaaaaaacaaaaacaaacaacttTCAAGACTAAAAACAATCAACCACAACGATACTCCCAATAGAATATACCAACACATATAACGGAATATtcataaatataaaaatccATTATTCTACTGTTTTTCAGCTTTGCATTGCTATTTACTCATGTCGGACCTAACTCCAATTAAACTTCCTTCGTCCGCTCCATTTCCGGTTGTCATATCATCTGTATTATGCAAACCTGGAGATACAATTTCCAAGCACAAGACTATATTCAAGTACAAATACTGGGACTACCAAGATGATCCAACTTCAAAGGAGGACCCACCTAAGAAAATACGAGTAGAACGGTTAGGTACATTTGAGAGTCCCATAGAAGGCGAAATTGACCAGATTAACATCAAGCCATTGCAAGAAGTGATGCATAGTGATGTGGATTTGTTATTTGTTAAAGAAGCATGTCCTCATACTGTGCAATACAGTGGGTTATGTGCATTATGTGGCAAATCcttagaagaagaaaaggatTATTCAGGATACAATTACGAAGACAGGGCCACAATTGAAATGTCCCATGACAACACTGGCTTGAAAATTAGTTTTGATGAAGCAGCTAAAATCGAACACAACACAACTGACcgattaattgatgaaagaAAGTTgattcttgttgttgacttGGATCAAACTGTTATACATGCCACCGTGGACCCAACTGTTGGAGAGTGGCAACTGGACCCAGCCAATCCCAACTATGCTGCTGTCAAAGACGTTAAGACATTTTGTTTGGAAGAAGAGGCAATTGTTCCTCCTGGATGGACAGGTCCGAAATTGGCTCCAACAAAATGCACCTATTATGTCAAACTCCGTCCAGGGTTGCTGGAGTTTTTGGAGAAAATGGCTGAGAAATATGAAATGCATATTTACACAATGGCCACAAGAAACTATGCGTTATCGATTGCTAAAATCATTGATCCAGATGGGAAATATTTTGGTGATAGAATACTTAGTCGTGATGAAAGTGGTTCTTTGACTCATAAAAACTTGAAGAGATTGTTCCCCGTGGACCAATCGATGGTAgttattattgatgatagGGGAGATGTGTGGCAATGGGAAAGCAATTTAATTAAGGTGGTTCCCTatgatttctttgttgGTATTGGAGACATCAATTCGAGTTTCTTACCGAAGAAAAATGGTCAATTAACAGGACCAACCAAAAAGAGGAAATCTATAGCCAAATTAGAAGCTGCTGCTGAACTAGCCAAGGAATCAGATACCAATAATGACAAGCAAGAGACTGAATCGGGGGAAGAAGAGGGTGAAGAAGATGCTGATGGTCACTCGGACGTGTCAAACTCCCCTGTTGAAAGAATCCTTGAACTCGGAGGAGGTGAAGGAAACACTAGTTTATTGTTGGAACAATCATTGACAAGAAATCAGTCAATagaagaacaacaacagaagCGTCCATTAGCAAAGTTGCAACACGATTTGGAACAAATGCATGAGCATCGCCACGATAGTGATAGCAAGTCAGAGAGTGGTTCTGATGATGAGagtgatgaagaagacaatttgttatttgatgatgataatgaattagCAGCCTTGGATAAAGTCTTGGGGAATATCCATCAAGGGTATTATAACTTGTTTGATAAAgacaaaatcaacaaaccGGATTTGACTGAAATCATACCGTCAATGAAAAGCAAGACATTGGAAGGGATAACGGTCTTGTTCTCGGGTATTATTCCATTGGGAATTAATTTGGATTCTGCCGATATCGTGATATGGTGCAGACAATTTGGTGTGAAAGTTGTCAATGAAGTGTACCCAGAAGTTACTCACGTTGTTTGCCGCGATGTTAGTGAAGGTGCTGGACCAACATTCAAGACCAGAGTTGCAAGAAAACTATATCCTGACACTATCAAAATTGTCAATCCAGATTGGCTATTTGCATGTTTGAGTAACTGGACAaaagttgatgaaaaagattatttgatttcaacTGATGATACAAAGCTTTGGACCGTGAAAGAGAATGAGATTACCAAGTACCAGAAAGCTTTGGAAGACAGAAGTGCTTTGGCAAATGCTACTCATATTGATTCTATTGAGTCATTTGATGAGTACGATTTGGATGAAGCTAATCAAgaagttgatgatttcTTGGCAGGGTtaagtgatgatgatgaggaagaagaggaggaagaagaagatgaagagaTCGAGAATCCagaatcaaataatgatgatgaagaaatctATGAGCAATCAACCAATGGACATGATTCATTTATCAAGGATGCTTATAGTAAGAAGAGAAATAGAGATGAAGAGGAGGTACAACTTGttaaaaagcaaaaaatagaaaatggAGAAAATggagaaaatgaaaatgaaaatgatttagacgatttggaaaaagaaCTACTTGACGGTTTTGACGACTTGGAagaataaatgaaatgGGGTGAATTAGTCGATTCAAATGCCAAACTAAATTGAGACATGTTACTGTGTAAGAGCCACGGACACTCACACATTCAATTTACTCAGACATTGTGTAATAGCAAACAACCTAATGTTGTTTATcgttaaaaaataaaaaaaataaaaatttttaaagcATGTAATAATGTATAATTTTCTGTAATATAATGTGTATCCTGTGtatttcaaaactttttATGAACGATTTACTTGATTTACTACcatcaatttaattatacAATAAAAGTTGGCTGGCTAATATTGCGCAgtcaaacaaacaaacaactacaaacaaaaaaaaacaattaatgcACGACTAAATCAAATACTGAGATTAATAAGGCGTGTCCCTGGACCGAAAAGTTGATTTATACTGATTTTGTGGTTAATTATAAgatgaatattttttggGTGGTGGGTGGTGGGTGGTGATGGTTGcagtttgattttgtaaatcaattaataattttttcttctcaCTTTGCAACAAGCAAgccattttttttctttcttcttgtttaccatttttctttcttatCACCAGCACAAATTCACTATTTTTCCTGTAACCACTAAACCCTGTTTTACTCTCTCCAATTTCATCCCCTGGATTAAAGTTTCCTTTGCTTAATGATTTGcatattcttttctttgattttgtgtAGGTTTGTTTCAAATAGAGAAAGGGGGATGGTAGTTACATTCATCTCTTCCATAATATATTCTCACATGAGTTATTTTTATGCAGCTATTATTGGTGGATCATTATGATTCATTCTCTATTAATACCGAAATTAAATTCACTTACacatttttgatttacCCTTTCTTCTGGCTAATTGCAAGATATAAAAAGACTTTTATTTCCTTTGTATTTTTTAGAAGACCACTTTTTTCGTCTTCttattctttcttcaattttcgTTATTCCTGACTTGGTTTATCACCAAACTTGTTAATATATTATAATCCCAACCCTCAACCTATATCAAGTCATTATTACAATAAACTGATCAACACTAACTTCCCACAAtgatttttaaaatatttagaGTGATACTAATTATACTTTCACTCATGTGCTGCATCTTGGAGATTTTTGCAGTAACTGGATCTTATGATAACAAAAAATACCTCACTGATACCTACCTAATCAATTTCCACATTGATAGCTTGGATTTGACAAAACTTATTGATTCCAGTCGTATAACAAAGAGAGATGGTGTGGGTTCAAAAATGGTTTCAATCAACCCAAGACAAGGTACACCAACCAAAAGAGCTCCTGCAGAATCTGGATGGTACTATGTTCCAGGGGGATCAAATACTCAAAGTGGCCCTTCTGCCACTGCATCTTCTGGTGGTAATGCTGTTGCATCAGGTTCTGCCATAAACTGGTGGAGTCCTGTTGAATCCGGTAGTGCAACAAGTTCTGGTTCTGGTTCTGGCTCTACTAGTTCTGGTTCATCTGGAAGTGattcttcaaattcagGTAGCACAAGTGGTGGATACTACACTACTGTATCTCAAGCTGTTCATAGTTTGTTGAGTAATGTGAATCCACAAGTGTTGGGAATGGCACAAGTTTATTCTGTTGGTTTCTGGGGTTATTGTCGTGGTTATGTTATTCAAGATGATAGcaaaaaaacgaaaaagTTTGACAACAGTAATGTTAACTACACTTGGTGTTCGGAACCAAAagtttcctttttctttaatccAGTagaaatattcaaaaaagaaatgaacaACACTCTTTATGGAATTCAAGTAGATTCTCAAGCTGCTGGTATTGGACAGTTATCTTACACCCAAAAAAGTGAATTGAAAGTGTTGATCGATCATTTAGATATAGACGAGTTGAATCTTCCAGGGAACATTAATGGAAAACTACAACAATTACACAATTTGACTAATGCGTCCTTTGGATTGTTAATGGCAGTCGCAGTCTTATCATTCGTCTCAGTCTTGATTCAAATGCTTGCATTTTGCTTTTCCCCAGAAAAATGTtgtttatcatttttaaactttttaTTCGAGTGCATCATTGGTTTAATTGCCTTTGTTGGGGCAGTTGTTGTCACTGCTACCTATTCATATGTTAAAGCCCAGGTTAATGGCAATCTGGATACTTTTGGTGTCAAATCATTCTTGTCAATAAACTTCTACGCATTTGTCTGGTCAGCAGTTATTGTGTGCATCTTGGTtgtctttttcaatttattggGTCATTGCTGTGGGTTATTTGGAACAAGAAGACATTATAGAACAGTCAGAAATCCACAACCAGATGCTGAACAAcataaagaagaaactgaAAGTGATTAATCTAATTGTTTTAAGGCCAAATAGGGTTTTTATACTGAATGTTTCTTcgatattgttgtttgttcaGTTTTGCTTTTGATTCATGttgtcattttttttttatttatttttaattagtctttctttaattcttttatttcctttattatttatatagatttataatttttgcatgttttttttaaatttacGTCCTTctagttttgaaaaagtttgtTGTGcgtggtggtagtagtgTCGCACATCTTGAGATGGAAAGTAAACATCAACGgacaaaaaaagagaaaagcaaaaaatataattatctAGTCGAATTTTATCCACCATCACCTACACTATTATCTACTCTCTTCAAATATGATATGTTCAATATCTGGTGAAATAGCCACTGATCCAGTGGTATCACCAAAAAGTGGTGCTATATTTCAGAGGAAGCATATTGTTAACTACATAGCTACCAGTGGAACGGACCCAATAACTGATGAGCCTTTGACAGAAAGTGAATTGATATCATTAAAagttaatgaaaaatccaCAGCAATAGCACAACCTTCACCGCCAGATCCATCAAACTCGTCTATCCCTTCATTGCTTTCTACGTTTCAAAATGAGTGGGATGCAATAGTTTTGGAAGTGTTTACTTTGAAGAAACAATTACAGAGTGCTAAACAAGAACTTAGTATTGCATTGTATAGACAGGATGCAGCTGTCAATGTAGCAGCCAAGGCAATTAGGGAAAGAGATGAAGCAAGAGAAGCATTAGAAAAGTTGTCACTGTCGATAAATTTATCAGATGTACCAGATACGAACACTCCACCTGAAGAGGCGGAACCTAaaccaaagaaatcaaaaaaatctcTGTCGAAAGGAACGCTGGCAAAACATTCAAACGATAAAGATAgtgaaacaattgattctGAGCAAATTGAGAATATAGTACGGGCAAGAGATGAATTGTTCAGATTGCACAAATCCcagaaaatcaaattacCATTCGACGTAGACACTTTCttgaaacaaaaaggaGTTGATATCCAGTCTATTTTTGAAGGTGAAAAAATCTCGAATTATGTgtataataaagaaatagaTACAATCGTTGGGGTAAGTCAAGATAAAGTCATTAAACATTCTCTTGTGGATGGAGCATCCACAAAGTTGGATCTCAAGAATGTCAAGTTGGTggaaataaacaataatggTGTGGTTGCTGTGCTGTCTGGGACCAAAATCATGTTTTCCAATtacaaaacaattgaattaaactGTGAAGCTGAACAGATAATATGTCATCCATCActagatttttttgttgtgttGGCAGCAAAGAAATGGTTTGTGATAAGTACTGATTCCATAGTGGCTTCCCGTAACGGTGTCTTATCTTTAGGGGCACTTCATTATGATGGTGAGATCTTGGCCActaaaaatgatgataaaattaaGTTATATAGTATAGTTTCTGGGGATGAATTAGGAACGTTTACTGCAACTCATGAAAATATTGCTAAATTAGAATTTGCTACCAATGGGTATTGGCTACTTGCTTTGTCGACAGGTGACAATACCAGTTccattcaaatttttgacTTGAGAAAGGGAATTGAAGTTCAAAATCTACAATTTAACGAAGTggcaaccaaaaaaatcgGTAATATTATGTTTTATAGCTTACAcagttttttcaaatatttgtaATCTACATTTTGTTGTATATTTGTCTTACTTGTAGGATTTTCCACGAGGAatactgaaaaaaaaggtggagtgttaaaaaaaaaaataaaatcgGGTGAGGTAGTAGAAGGTCCCAATCAAAACACTATTCATGCTTGCCAAAAAACATGACAGTTgataaaaacaaactaGACGAGCTAGTCAAGTCTTGGTTATCTATTGATATGAATCCAGAATCAAGACATGAAATCGAGCAGTTACACATTAGTGGGAACTATGAACAATTGGATAGAAAGTTGTCAAAGAGAATTGCGTTCGGAACTGCTGGGTTGAGATCGTCAATGGAGTCGGGGTTTTCACACATGAATGACGTTACTGTGCTCCAAGCTTCCCAAGGGTTGGTCAagtatttattgaaaaagacACCAACATCAATTGTAATTGGATACGATCACAGATTCAATTCTCAAAGATTTGCAGAGATCTTAGCCAGTGTTGCACTCACTCAAGGTGTGCACGTTTATTACTTGGGGTCAGTTGCAAACTTGTCTGAAGAAACAATGAAATTGACTAAAGGTGATATTGAAAACGATAGTTCAACAGATAGAGGATATGTCCATACGCCATTGGTTCCATTTGCAATTGATTACTATGGAGCATCGGGTGGAGTGATGATCACTGCCTCTCATAATCCAGCAAATGACAATGGTTATAAAGTATATTATCTGAATGGGTGTCAGATTATTCCGCCAgttgataaagaaataGCTGACtctattgaagaaaatttgaCCCCATGGGAGGGTGTTTGGGATGTGTATGATAATATCAAGAAGGGGGTACAAAAGGGATTATTGTCACTTGCTGGAGATGAGGTTACAAAAGAGTATCTTAAGGGAGTGAAAGAGAAGTTAATTCAAGACAACAATTTAGATTTCAGTTTTGTTTACACACCAATGCATGGAGTTGGGTACAGAATATTCAAAGAGTGTCTTGATTTATTCCATGCCCTGACTTGGAATGTGGTTCAAGAACAAGCAGACCCAGATCCTACTTTCCGAACTGTTAGTTTCCCTAATCCTGAAGAAAAGGGTGCTCTTGATTTGGCTATTGAAACTGCCAGAAAATTGGGTTACAAATTGGTTCTCGCTAACGACCCAGATGCTGATAGATTCAGTGTTGCGGTCGAGACCAAGGGACAGTGGAATCAATTGACTGGTAACGAAATTGGGTTTTTGTTTGCAATGTATGTGattgaacaacaaaaggAACAAGATTTGGACCGTGTATATTTGGTGAACTCAACAGTATCGTCACAAATACTTAAGGCAATGGCTGATAAGGATGGGTTCCATTTTCAAGATACGTTAACAGGGTTCAAATGGATTGGAAATAAAGCAATTGACTTACAAAAAGAGGGATTTAAGGTTCCGTTTGGATACGAAGAGGCTATTGGATTTATGTTTGACTTGGTGCATGATAAAGATGGTATTTCGGCTGCTACAATATTTTTGCAATTGTATCAGAAATGGTTTAGTGGTGGCAAAATAGATGTTACAGATAAATTAGAAGCTGGGTATGCTAAGTATGGTTGGTTTAAAGATTACAATGGTTATTACAGACTAGCAGACATGTCAACATTAgataaaatatttaccaACATCAGAGGCTCCTTTGATAGTAAATCCCCAGAAAATATTGGCGAATTCAAAGTAACTAGTTGGCGTGATTTAACAATTGGATACGACTCGTCTACTGTCGATCACACTCCCGTTTTACCTGTTGATTCAAGTTCACAAATGATAACAGCCCTGTTGAAGTTACCAGGTAATGACAATGCAGTTGTAAGATTTACTTGCAGAGGGTCTGGTACCGAGCCAAAGTTAAAATTGTATATTGAAGGGAAATCTACTATCAATGAACAGAGTGCTAAAGAAATTGCTGTTAAATGTTGGGAGACCTTAAAACAAGAATGGTTTCAACCGGagaaatataatttgaCAGAAGTTAAACCGTAAATAGTGTCGATCGCGTTTCTATAGATAAAAAATAGTTTTTAAAGTCGGAATTATAAAACATTGGAGAAGAGTAAAACGAGGGAATTGTCGATCCCACGAATATGGCGAGCAAGGCGGCCACAGAAACccaaaagaaaatgctATTTTCGGTGTGGAGGGTGCGAcgaaagaatgaaaaaaaagacaaaaaaaaaatttctctGTCAGTCTGTCAGAgttatttttattactttaaaagaaagggaacaatacaaaaaaaggaaaaaagaaaattttaaataatcacAGCAAACAGAgacaaaaacaagaagaagggaaaaaaaaattactttTCTCGATACCACTTTCA
The sequence above is a segment of the Candida albicans SC5314 chromosome 3, complete sequence genome. Coding sequences within it:
- a CDS encoding putative endodeoxyribonuclease (Ortholog(s) have cytosol, nucleus localization), with amino-acid sequence MNDTFLNLSDSHCHFNPECTASDTEKFAERLNEQSKQIPDNYFHLMTTQHLDLEFMDTLLTRLENPRVLVPYFGVHPWFSHLFYIEGTPTKEEHYKNVLKPEPSNELLATLPDPISLHKHKDRFLEIINKHNLEIYGIGEIGLDKLFRVPNNGYCGNLNFPSSTENKLSACRVDINHQLDVFKFQLTLAEQLKKQVSLHCVKAHGLLFDQVKKFSNITVILHSYTGSIEQAQVWIKSLPQNRLYFSFSNWINGEKIEALKALVTALRPTQILIESDIDVDRSFIEQRQTKHFDHLDGIYKKIHEHIFIDSLQIHNNMLNSIGI
- a CDS encoding acid phosphatase (Ortholog(s) have acid phosphatase activity, role in dephosphorylation, intracellular sterol transport and cytoplasm, nucleus localization); its protein translation is MGKPKYILIVRHGESEGNCDKSVNRYTPNHLVQLTDNGHCQALQAGQVLSEFLNHASLNNVNNKRNPKSMMFITSPYLRTRQTCNNIIEGIKNVPGVEYKVREEPRMREQDFGNFQPSSDEMELIWKERAQYGHFFYRIPHGESAADVYDRVASFMESLFRQFRSDDFPNILVLVSHGIWSRVFIMKWFKWSYEEFESLKNVPHCKYLVMKKDDETQKYHLKTRLLTWDDVEDDDLDVGQCSLDDDEVYKLIQDQKDTVNSTRNKDKIIEEMYRKAQGPESKYTDYKEKVVSRFKVDNQSVVNSTESFH
- a CDS encoding protein serine/threonine phosphatase (Ortholog(s) have CTD phosphatase activity, role in dephosphorylation of RNA polymerase II C-terminal domain, negative regulation of G0 to G1 transition and DNA-directed RNA polymerase II, holoenzyme, cytosol localization); the protein is MSDLTPIKLPSSAPFPVVISSVLCKPGDTISKHKTIFKYKYWDYQDDPTSKEDPPKKIRVERLGTFESPIEGEIDQINIKPLQEVMHSDVDLLFVKEACPHTVQYSGLCALCGKSLEEEKDYSGYNYEDRATIEMSHDNTGLKISFDEAAKIEHNTTDRLIDERKLILVVDLDQTVIHATVDPTVGEWQSDPANPNYAAVKDVKTFCLEEEAIVPPGWTGPKLAPTKCTYYVKLRPGLSEFLEKMAEKYEMHIYTMATRNYALSIAKIIDPDGKYFGDRILSRDESGSLTHKNLKRLFPVDQSMVVIIDDRGDVWQWESNLIKVVPYDFFVGIGDINSSFLPKKNGQLTGPTKKRKSIAKLEAAAELAKESDTNNDKQETESGEEEGEEDADGHSDVSNSPVERILELGGGEGNTSLLLEQSLTRNQSIEEQQQKRPLAKLQHDLEQMHEHRHDSDSKSESGSDDESDEEDNLLFDDDNELAALDKVLGNIHQGYYNLFDKDKINKPDLTEIIPSMKSKTLEGITVLFSGIIPLGINLDSADIVIWCRQFGVKVVNEVYPEVTHVVCRDVSEGAGPTFKTRVARKLYPDTIKIVNPDWLFACLSNWTKVDEKDYLISTDDTKLWTVKENEITKYQKALEDRSALANATHIDSIESFDEYDLDEANQEVDDFLAGLSDDDEEEEEEEEDEEIENPESNNDDEEIYEQSTNGHDSFIKDAYSKKRNRDEEEVQLVKKQKIENGENGENENENDLDDLEKELLDGFDDLEE
- the TPI1 gene encoding triose-phosphate isomerase (Triose-phosphate isomerase; antigenic in mouse/human; mutation affects filamentation; macrophage-repressed; protein in exponential and stationary growth phase yeast; possibly essential; flow model biofilm induced; Spider biofilm repressed), translating into MARQFFVGGNFKANGTKQQITSIIDNLNKADLPKDVEVVICPPALYLGLAVEQNKQPTVAIGAQNVFDKSCGAFTGETCASQILDVGASWTLTGHSERRTIIKESDEFIAEKTKFALDTGVKVILCIGETLEERKGGVTLDVCARQLDAVSKIVSDWSNIVVAYEPVWAIGTGLAATPEDAEETHKGIRAHLAKSIGAEQAEKTRILYGGSVNGKNAKDFKDKANVDGFLVGGASLKPEFVDIIKSRL